Sequence from the Paenibacillus riograndensis SBR5 genome:
CTTTCCTTTTGCGTATCGTTTGTGCTGCGTGCTGTACCCCGGACCTGGGCAAGGGCGCTGACTGCATTCCGGATGCTTAGTGTGCTGCTCTCCTGCTGTGCCCTCTGGGCGGTAGCTCAGCCTCAGATTCCCGGTTGGTTCCGGGGAACACTCCATCTTGTCCTTCTGCTGGTGCTGCTGCTGCTCCTGGTGACAGTCGCATTATATTGGAGATCATTGGACAGGGTAGAAAAAAACCATGCGTTAGTTCTCGTTGCCGGACTGGTCACCAGCCTTCTGCCTTTTGTATTGCTGTATGCCCTTCCGAATATATGGGGTGACAGGTATGTTATTGCCCCTGAGTATACCCTCATCGGCCTTGTGCCGCTGTCTGTTATTCTCCTGTATATTTTGAACAAACGGAGCATGTTGGACATGCAGTTGTACCTGCCCCGCCTGTTCATTCATTCTGTCTACTTCGGAGGCGTATTTGTGCTGTTGGCTCTGGCGCATGTGGTCAGGGATCCCTTTGGAGTCTCCGGTTTGTTTATCTGTTTCGTTGCCGGAACCTGGTTGTACCGGAATCTTGTCCAAAGGTCGAAGCGGCACGCAGAGGGACGGAAAAAATGGCTGGAACACCAAACCTATAAACTCTCGATTCAAGCAGCAAGCAAACGGAATATTCAGGATATTCTTAGTATGATGGGTGAAATGCTGCACCACATTGTAGATGTGGAAGGGATTTTTATGATTTGGCAGGAGGCTCAAAATAAGCAGCCGATCTTTCATGGTACAGAAAAATACGGGGATATGGTGTACGTAAATCCTGCAACCGGCCAGGATAACCGCTTATTGGATCGTAGCTATTGGGCACGAAACTATGATTTTGAACATGTGGTTCCTCTTGCCGGAGGGGAGGAAAATGCCGGAGAAGGCTATCTGTGCGTGGGACCCAAACGGAATCAGTCCATGTTCTCCGCCGAGGAGAAGCAGTTGATTGAAGAGGTTGGCCATGAATCCGTCCGGCTGCTCCTGAATGCCGGGCTGTTGTCTGGAATATACAAGGAATTTCAACATACTAAGGAGGAAAATGCAGCGTATAAGCGTGATGTCAGCGGCATCCGCGCAGCGAATTACCTGCTGCTGGAAGCCCAGCAAGCTGAACGTATCCGCCTCTCGTACCGTCTGCACGATCATCTGCTTCAGAACCTGATCTTCTTGTCCCGGGACTTGGAGGAGCTGGCCGATCAGGGAACGGTGAACGCCAGGCGTATGGCTTCCTGGCTCAAGTGCCTGTACACTTCGCAGCAGGAAATCCGGCTGTTGTGCGATGAACTGTATCCCCACATCGTAGACAAAGCCGATTTGGAAGCCTCTCTGCATTGGCTGCTGCGGACTGTCAAAGAGCAGAGCGGGCTTAACGTATCGCTTGATTATCGCTGGGGCGGCGAAACCCCGCCTGATTCCATCTTAAAATCCAACCTGTTCCGGATCATACGCGAACTGGTTCTTAATGTACAAAAACATGCCGAAGCCAGTCAGCTCGATATCCGCTTCATACATATACCGGCAGAAGGCATATGCTGCACCGTCAGCGATAATGGCAAAGGCTTTGACGCCACCGCTTTTTCAGAACAGAGCAGCTTTATGAATGGCAGTCATCTCGGACTCATCTCCGTCAGCAGCCAGATCGGGCATTTGGGCGGCGAGCTGGACATCCAGTCCAGGCCCGGAAAAGGGGCCGTGATCACCATCCGGCTTCGGCCGCATCATTACAACTCCCAGGAGGTACATCAATATGGATGACAGTATCCGGGTTATATTAATCGATGATCATCCCTTGGTTATGGATTCTTTGCGAGCCCGCTTGGAACAGGAACAGGATATCCGTGTGATTGAAGCCTTTGCGGACCCGCGGCACCTGCTGGAGCAAATCGGTGTTTTGAAGCCGGATGTGCTGGTCCTTGATGTGTCTCTGCCCCACCTGGATGGCTTCAGTCTGGCCAAATTATTGAAAAAGGACTATGGCTCCTCTCTAAAAATCATTATGCTGTCGGGTTATACCTACGATGAATTTTACCGTAAGGCTTACGAGCTTGGGGTGAACGCTTATTTGTCCAAGCAAGCATCCTATGCGCAGATTATTAATGCAATAAGGCAGAGTATGTCCGGACATCTGCTGGTCCCGGAACGGATATTCAACACTTCTGCACAAGACAAACTTACGCCGGTGGAACGGGAAGTGCTGCTGCGGGTGGCCAGAGAAATGAACAACCGGGAGATTGCCCGGGACCTGGCGATCAGCCAGCGAACTGTTGAATATCACCTGACAGCCATTCTTCAGAAGCTGGGGGTGAAGTCGCGGGTCGGCGCTGTCGCCAAAGGTTATGAATTGGGGGTCTTGGGGCCTTCCCTGCTATGAATGATACCAACGGACAATGCAATGAGATCCATAGGCAAATTATTGGAGAGAAGGTTGCTGCGCCAGAGCCTATAGTCGAAATTTCGAAGAGCTGTGCAACTACGGGAATAAGCGGAACCGTTACGTATAAACTTGACATACAATAAGGCCGTACGAGCACAGATGATTCTCTTTCTCTCTCTTCCGGAAGTCATTGGAAATAATTTACAAATCACAAACACACTCCGAATATCTCTCTCATTATTTTCATTTTCACTTCCTCACTAGCCTGATCTAGCATCTGTTGTATCCGGGCAGCTTGTAACGATACATACAAAGGATCAATTTTACTGTTATTATCAAAAAAATCTTCAGGGTACCCTGACGCTTCCATATCCCTATTCTCTACCGGACCAAAATATTCAAATACATATTCAAAGCTCCCATCCTGTATTAAATCGTCAACTACCTGTTCAATTCTCTCGCGGCTAATATTATCAACTATAATGACTGGAGAGGATGCACACCAATAGGCCCCATTCAAACAAACCTTACTTTCCGAATAATCCTGCTTCATGGTTTCAATGCACTTTATGGTGTAAAAATTCGAAATCCATCGTGTGGAATCTGGAAAAGTGACCACTACATCCACTTGAGCGTTTTCAATATCTTCCGCCCATCCGTCTGCATCAATTCTGATATGTCTTCTCTTCTCAAACATATTATTTCCCCTTGTAAATTGTTATTAGAAGTAAAAACAGATCACTCTACTCCATTTATTTTTTCGATTATTCCCTTATATCGTTCTACATCATATCGAAATTCTAAGCCGTTCGAAGCCATTATGCTTTTGAGCTCTTCTAATTTTTGTATTAATTCTTCTGAAAAATTCGTCTTCAACAAATACTTCGTCCTCATCCAATTTATTTCCGTTTATATATAGGTTGACTTTCCACCCCGAAAACTTATGGTATTTAATGTCGCTTACGTAAAATATAACTCATTATATATTAATATTGCGATTATATTCTTTTTATCGGAATCAAAAAAATAGGAGCGGAGTGTAAATGGTATACGAACAAGGTACCTCAGACGCTGAAGGATACGCTATTGTCATATCAGGAGCAGGCAAAAGTCTGAATGACACAAAAATTATTAAGGGAGTTTCTTTACATGTACCCCATAACAGCATTTATGCCATTATTGGACCTAATGGTGCAGGAAAAACAACGCTTCTCCGGTTAATGATGGGTTTACTCCATTTGGATGAAGGAATGATCCATTTTACCGGTGACGAACAAGCAGTGTCAGTACTGCTTGAAAATGATTATTTGTTCGAAACCAAAACCGGATGGGAGAATCTACAGAATTTTGGTATCTATCTTTCTGTAAACTCCTCACTGGTCTCGGCAACCACCATGAAGTATGCCCATTTGCTACAATTAAGCACCGCTCTTGATAAGAAAGTTGCTACTTATTCCAAAGGCATGAAACGAAAACTCTCATTGCTTATTACTTTACTCAAAGATTCACCCATTATAATGTTGGATGAATTAACTTCCGGGGTTGACCCTGAATCCAGAAGAGTTATGCGGGACGTAATACAGCTTCTGAAGGAAGAAGGTAAGACAGTCATCATTACTTCGCATGATTTGGCAGAAGTCCAAAAAATCAGCGACTGGATTGCCATTCTGGCTAATGGAACAATCGCGGAGATCATTAATAATCAGAACTTTAAAGGAGATTTGGAAGAAAGATTTTTTGACGTACTGGAGGAAGTTAGGTGATGGGCATTAATCCAATTATTAAGCTCAATTCTAGAGATGTTCTAAGAAGCTCTTCTTATCTGGTTATGGTTGCAATGATGTTGATCATCCCACTCAACTCTGTTATTCAAATTTTAAAAACCAATACGGGTCCGCTGGGATACCTTGCTGTCTATGTCCTGCTCATTCTAAATATTTCTATTTATTTCTTCCTGAATATGTTAACTATTAGCATGATTGTCATCTCGGAAAAGACAACGGGACGCTGCGAATACTATCTCGCTAACAAATTGGAAGTTCATAAACTTGTGAAAATATATGGCTGGTCCTCCTATCTACTATGTATTGGACCTATCCTTATTTTTAATATTATGATTTTCATTTATGCTCTTTTTACTAATCAGAGGGTGCTGATAGATCTGTATCTGAGTTTATCATTTGTTTTTTTCGCGTTAGCATTTATCTTGTTTAGCTACTTCGTGACAAGTACGCTAACTTTGCTGTCCATGCTCTCCAAATCACCGGAAAAAATCCGCACTTACTTGTCTGTCAGCTCTGTATTATTCATTTTTGCTGCAACGCTTCCTGGAACGTTCTTAAAAAAGTTGGGATTCACTCCCGACCGCAACTCCCTTGTTTGGATCATCGGATCAACTTTGCTCGTTCTCGCTTTTGTTTGTGTGCTTATACGGTATGCGCTGAAAAAGAAATTAAAAAATGAAGTTGTTGTCCTATCTTTTAAACAATGACGTACGATGCCCATTGAAGAGAACAATGCAATCCTTCGGTTGACCGTATATAATATTTTTGTATGGAAAATACCTAAATAAGGAACTAAAGAGTGAGAACCTATGAACAGAATTTTAATCATTGATGATGAACAGGAAATTACCGATTTAATAGAGCTGTTTCTGCAAAATGAAAATTTTCAAGTGTCCAAATGCTATTGTTCACAGGATGCACTTGTGCTCATTAATAACGAAAGATTTGATTTGGCTATTATAGATGTCATGCTGCCAGATGGAAACGGATTTGAATTATGCAAGCTCATACGGGAGAAATACACTTTTCCAATAATTATGCTTACTTCCAAAACAGAAGGGATCGACCGTGTTACCGGACTATCCTTGGGAGCCGATGATTATGTGACTAAGCCTTTTTTGCCGGTTGAATTAGTCGCGCGTGTAAAGGCCCAATTAAGACGAGTCCAGCTATATGACGGAAAAGAAAGCAGCACATCAGAAACCCTTATGGTCACAGGCCTCTTTCTCAACAAAAGATCTCATGAATGTAATTTAAATGGTAAAAAAATCAGGCTGACTCCCCTGGAATTCTCTATATTATGGCTTTTGTGCAAAAACAGAGGAATCGTTTTCAGTGCGGATGAACTCTTTCAGCAAGTATGGGGAGAGAAATATTTCAAAAATAACAGAAACACAGTTATGGTTCAAATCAGACATATCCGGGAGAAGCTAAACGATACTGGAGAAAACCCAAAATTCATAAAAACGATATGGGGAGTAGGATACATCATTGAATAAGACGTTTTCAAAGAAATACAAACAAACATTATGGCTACGGCATTTGGTAGGGGCAATAGCCGTATTCGTCGTTTTTGCTATCGGCTATTTTATAGTGAAGATTGCGTATGCAGACAACTTTTACATCATGCTTGAAAAAATGCTGGGCCACAATTTAGCTTATTTCATTCATGACTATGAACCGGCCGTGATCTTATTTGTTATTGCAGCTTCACAATTTCTGGTATGGATTGGGATTGAATGGAATGCTTCACGAAAGATTATGAAGATCATGGACAGTCTGGACCATATATTAGACAATTCAGCCGACGATATTATATTGCCTGCGGAGTTTTCTGATTTGCAAAACCGGCTTAATCTTATAAAAACCCAAAATAGAGAGCAACAGCATTTATCGGAAATCGAGGTTCAAAAAAAATCTGACGCGCTCACCTATCTTGCACATGATATAAGAACCCCGCTTGCTTCCGTTGTCGGATATTTGAGCCTTTTATGTGAATCGCCGGATATGCCGCCGGAACAACGGAACAAGTTCGAAAGGATCGCCTTTGAAAAAGCATTGAAATTTGAAAACCTGATTGATGAATTTTTTGATATCACACGTTACAGTCTGTCGGACAAGGCATTAGTTAAAAAAGAAGTGGATTTATCCTTTTTAATTGAGCAAATATCTGATGAATTCTACCCTTTACTGCAGCAAAAAGAGCTTCAGCTCAATTTGGATATCCCCGATAATATATTTGCTTTTGTGGATGCCGAAAAAATTGCAAGAGTCTTTAACAATGTCCTAAAAAACGCGATCACCTATAGCTTCCCCCAAGGTATTATTGATGTTTTTGTGCAGAAGTCAAATGATCATCTAACTGCAATCATTAAAAATCGTGGAGAAACCATACCGGAGGATAAGCTGGAGCGTATATTTGATAAATTTTATCATGCCGATGAATCCAGGAGCTCTGGTAATAGCGGTGCAGGGCTTGGATTAGCCATTGCAAAGGAAATTATGAGAATGCACGGTGGAGCTATCTCCGCAGAAAGCCGTGAAGAAACTACTGCATTTACCATAACCTTGCCTATCCGTAAGTAGGATAAGAAAAAAATAAGATTTTCGAAAGAAATTAAAAATCAACGGTTTGCTTTTATTTAGTACAATCACTAAAAAAAGCGAGCCGTTTTTATATGGCACCCTACAAATGGAGGAATTATGAACAATAAAGAAAGTGCAAAAGAAAAAGTTTTGTGGTATTGCGTATTTGGACTTTTCACGCTTTATTTCCTGTTTCTGCTTCGCATAACACTTTTTAAGCAAGCGAGCTTCTATAATTTATTTGCGGCCATTGGCGCAAGCGAGCGGACGGTAAGCATTGTTCCGTTCAAATCAATTTTTGAAATGATTAGCAGCAGTGTTTCAATAACGCGAATATTGGAAAATGTTGTGGGGAATATTGCTATTTTCATTCCTATGGGATTATTACTGCCAATTATTATAAAAAGAAGAAGCAGAAATGTTATTTTAGGCGGGATTCTTTTTAGCGCGTTCATCGAAATCATTCAGTTTATCTTTGGCTTGGGAAGCACTGATATTGATGATTTAATATTTAATACATTGGGGACTATAACCGGATATCTGCTATTTACCGCTATGAAGAGAAAGTCAAAATCAAATTTATCATTTCTTACTTCGCTGACAACCCTGTTGATTGTTTCTGGAAGCATCGCCTTTGGTATTTTATTTGTTAACCATACAGCTTTGTTTGTAACCTCTCCGAAGGAAACTACTGTGGAAAACGGAGAACTTGTTCAGGGATTTATTGAAACTCCATTTTATTTTAGCGGAAAGTTTGTTGAAGCAGAGAATTCCATACTGACAGTGGAAAAAAGTATTCAAAGCGCATCAGAACAAAGGGAGCTTATGAAATTTGAAGTAACAGCCGAAAGCCGCCTCTATGTTTGCTATGATAAAATAGACTACTTTTTCAGCACAGTTTCCGGCGAACATCAACGTTATGAGCAAATCACATATACTGATTTTGCTTCACAGAAAAGTGAAGTTTTCCGCAAAGAAAATAATGTTATCATCTGGAGTTCAGATGGAAAAAAAGTTGATAATCTCGTTGTTATCGAATGGATTCAATAATCAGCTTCCCGAGGCTCCCAGTCTACCTAGGGAAAAAAGGCTGCCTCCCTGAGACAGCCCTGATCTTCACGGTTTAGAACACTTTCGTTGTCCAAGACTCGCAGTTCCAAGTATCGGTTACAATATCGCGGTAAAATTCAGGTTCGTGGGAGATCAGCAAAATGCTGCCTTTATACGCTTGGAGCGCACGCTGCAGCTCGTCCTTCGCATCCACATCGAGATGGTTGGTCGGTTCGTCCAGCACAAGCAGATTCGTTTCGCGGTTGATGAGTTTGCACAGACGGACTTTGGCCTTCTCGCCGCCGCTCAGAACCGCAATCTTGCTCTCAATATGCTGGGTCGTCAGACCGCATTTGGCAAGCGCCGCCCGAATTTCAAATTGCGTAAAGGACGGGAACTCTGCCCAAATCTCCTCAATACAGGTATTGTAGTTCGTTCCCTTGATTTCCTGCTCGAAATAACCGGTTTCCAGCAGGTCGCCAAGTCTGGCCGAACCTGAAATCGCCGGAATTTGGCCGAGAATGCTGCGCAGCAGCGTGGTCTTACCGATCCCGTTGGCACCGACAAGCGCGATTTTTTGTCCCCGTTCCATTTGCAGGTTCAGCGGTCTGGACAGCGGAGAATCGTAGCCGATCACAAGATCTTTGGTTTCAAAAATCAGCTTGCCGGAAGTGCGTCCGGCCTTGAAGTTGAATTGCGGCTTCGGCTTCTCCCGGGCGAGCTCGATAACCTCCATCTTGTCCAGCTTCTTCTGCCGGGACATCGCCATATTCCGCGTAGCCACGCTGGCTTTGTTCCGCGCAACAAAGTCCTTCAGATCGGCAATTTCCTGCTGCTGACGTTTAAAAGCGGATTCAAGCTGCGACTTTTTCGCCTCGTACACCTGCTGGAAATACTCGTAATCCCCCACATACCGTGTCAGTGATTGATTCTCCATATGGTAGATCAGGTTGATCACGCTGTTTAGGAAAGGAATGTCATGGGAAATCAAAATGAAGGCATTTTCGTATTCCTGCAAATAGCGCTTCAGCCAGACGATATGCTGTTCGTCGAGATAGTTTGTAGGTTCGTCCAGCAGCAGAATGTCCGGTTTCTCAAGCAGCAGTTTAGCCAGCAGTACCTTCGTCCGCTGACCGCCGCTGAGATCATGCACATCCTTATCCAAACCGATGTCCGTAAGACCCAGCCCGCGGGCAGTTTCGTCGATTTTAGCGTCAATCATATAGAAATCCTGGTTTGTCAGCGTGTCCTGAATCGTACCGACATCCTCCAGCATTTGCTCCAGTTCTTCCGGGGACACATCACCCATCCTGCCGTACATGTCGTTCATCTCTTGTTCCATATCGAAGAGATATTGGAACGCCCCGCGCAGAACATCGCGGATCGATTGTCCCTTCGTCAGCACCGCATGCTGGTCCAGGTAGCCCGCCCGCATACGCTTCGCCCATTCGACTTTGCCTTCGTCCGGCTGAAGCTTGCCTGTGATTATGTTCATGAAGGTGGATTTCCCTTCACCGTTTGCGCCGATCAAGCCGATATGTTCGCCTTTTAGCAGGCGGAAGGATACATCGCTGAAAATCGCGCGGTCGCCAAACCCGTGACTCAGCCGTTCTACATTTAATATACTCATGAGTTAAACACCTTTTCCTTTATACAGTATACTTGTCATATTATAAAGGCTAAAGCGCCACAACTCCAGACAGGTTTTAAAAATAAAAAACAAAGCACCACACTTATACTAATCCTGCCCTCAGCTTAGTAACGCCAAATTCCAGGTAACCCTTTAGACACGTTAACATGTAGACCCAGCCTTCTTTGTTGCCTAATAAATGATGTATCAGATTGTCATCGTTTTCATGAAATCCTTCTTCCATGACTTCTACGATTGTAGATGAAGCTTCTATTTCTGTCAGTGTAATCGTAACGGTATGCTTTTCTTCACCATAAGCCCACTGGAAAACAATGCTCTTGCTTTCCTCCATGTCCATAATTTCAATATCCCCTTGCGCATTGTACTCATCATACTTTAAGGTAATGGTCTTTCCTTGCTCCCATCTCTCAGAACTGGAAGAGAACCAGAAATTTCTGATTTTTGCAGGATCAATAAAGGCTTCAAACACTTCGCCTGCAGATTTATAGATTTTCATTTTTGTAATATTTTTCATATACAGATCTCCCTCAGATCAAAATCAGGTACCGCAGAAGGTCCGGTAAGGACTGGAGCAGCTTTCCGGCAGTGTCGAGTACTCCTCCTGTTCGGGAGAGTAGGCGTAAGGGTTCGAGAGCACCCCAAGAAACCGCTCCATTACACTGAAGTCTTCACGTTCTACCGCTGCTTCCAGAGCCTCCTCTACCCGGTGGTTACGGGGGATCAGGGCGGGATTGCTGCTGCGCATAAGCTGCCTGGAGGCGTCTTGCGCTTCTTTTTGTCTGCCCAGTCTAGCCTCCCACTGCTGATGCCACCCGGCAAATTCCTTACTGTCAAATAGCTCGCTGTCTGCCAGCTTGCCTAACGTTAAGGCACGGAAGGTATTGGTATAGTCCGCACGATGCTTGTGCATCATGCCAAGAAGTTCCTCAATCAACGCTTCATCCTGCTGTTCCTCGTTAAAGAGTCCCAGCTTTGCCCTCATTCCCGCGAGCCAGTTCCGGTAGTACCGCTCTGTAAAATCGGAAATCGCCTCCTCGGCCAACCGGACCGCCTGCGACTCGTCGTCATGCAGCAGCGGCAGCAGAGTTTCGGCAAACCTTGCGAGATTCCAGGCAGCAATTTGGGGCTGGTTGCCATAGGCATACCGGCCGTGTTGGTCAATGGAGCTAAATACCGTCTCAGGATCATAGGTGTCCA
This genomic interval carries:
- a CDS encoding sensor histidine kinase, with the protein product MYPIRTKPALLAATLAAFFLLIAVYVHLETIQHPYIGAVLGRGEAGWRVIRVDPSGKAALGQVQQGDRMVSVDGIAAEAKYAGQTQTSLTKVSTATLLHRDGSVYELQFTASNTDVWKSLFSMLLEVLLLSISWLAYRANPGSSTVRKFSLMNYVMALVILAVYSTERAVSNWILALSSLWLPYLLLSFCVSFVLRAVPRTWARALTAFRMLSVLLSCCALWAVAQPQIPGWFRGTLHLVLLLVLLLLLVTVALYWRSLDRVEKNHALVLVAGLVTSLLPFVLLYALPNIWGDRYVIAPEYTLIGLVPLSVILLYILNKRSMLDMQLYLPRLFIHSVYFGGVFVLLALAHVVRDPFGVSGLFICFVAGTWLYRNLVQRSKRHAEGRKKWLEHQTYKLSIQAASKRNIQDILSMMGEMLHHIVDVEGIFMIWQEAQNKQPIFHGTEKYGDMVYVNPATGQDNRLLDRSYWARNYDFEHVVPLAGGEENAGEGYLCVGPKRNQSMFSAEEKQLIEEVGHESVRLLLNAGLLSGIYKEFQHTKEENAAYKRDVSGIRAANYLLLEAQQAERIRLSYRLHDHLLQNLIFLSRDLEELADQGTVNARRMASWLKCLYTSQQEIRLLCDELYPHIVDKADLEASLHWLLRTVKEQSGLNVSLDYRWGGETPPDSILKSNLFRIIRELVLNVQKHAEASQLDIRFIHIPAEGICCTVSDNGKGFDATAFSEQSSFMNGSHLGLISVSSQIGHLGGELDIQSRPGKGAVITIRLRPHHYNSQEVHQYG
- a CDS encoding response regulator transcription factor produces the protein MDDSIRVILIDDHPLVMDSLRARLEQEQDIRVIEAFADPRHLLEQIGVLKPDVLVLDVSLPHLDGFSLAKLLKKDYGSSLKIIMLSGYTYDEFYRKAYELGVNAYLSKQASYAQIINAIRQSMSGHLLVPERIFNTSAQDKLTPVEREVLLRVAREMNNREIARDLAISQRTVEYHLTAILQKLGVKSRVGAVAKGYELGVLGPSLL
- a CDS encoding ABC transporter ATP-binding protein yields the protein MVYEQGTSDAEGYAIVISGAGKSLNDTKIIKGVSLHVPHNSIYAIIGPNGAGKTTLLRLMMGLLHLDEGMIHFTGDEQAVSVLLENDYLFETKTGWENLQNFGIYLSVNSSLVSATTMKYAHLLQLSTALDKKVATYSKGMKRKLSLLITLLKDSPIIMLDELTSGVDPESRRVMRDVIQLLKEEGKTVIITSHDLAEVQKISDWIAILANGTIAEIINNQNFKGDLEERFFDVLEEVR
- a CDS encoding response regulator transcription factor, which translates into the protein MNRILIIDDEQEITDLIELFLQNENFQVSKCYCSQDALVLINNERFDLAIIDVMLPDGNGFELCKLIREKYTFPIIMLTSKTEGIDRVTGLSLGADDYVTKPFLPVELVARVKAQLRRVQLYDGKESSTSETLMVTGLFLNKRSHECNLNGKKIRLTPLEFSILWLLCKNRGIVFSADELFQQVWGEKYFKNNRNTVMVQIRHIREKLNDTGENPKFIKTIWGVGYIIE
- a CDS encoding sensor histidine kinase — protein: MNKTFSKKYKQTLWLRHLVGAIAVFVVFAIGYFIVKIAYADNFYIMLEKMLGHNLAYFIHDYEPAVILFVIAASQFLVWIGIEWNASRKIMKIMDSLDHILDNSADDIILPAEFSDLQNRLNLIKTQNREQQHLSEIEVQKKSDALTYLAHDIRTPLASVVGYLSLLCESPDMPPEQRNKFERIAFEKALKFENLIDEFFDITRYSLSDKALVKKEVDLSFLIEQISDEFYPLLQQKELQLNLDIPDNIFAFVDAEKIARVFNNVLKNAITYSFPQGIIDVFVQKSNDHLTAIIKNRGETIPEDKLERIFDKFYHADESRSSGNSGAGLGLAIAKEIMRMHGGAISAESREETTAFTITLPIRK
- a CDS encoding VanZ family protein; the encoded protein is MNNKESAKEKVLWYCVFGLFTLYFLFLLRITLFKQASFYNLFAAIGASERTVSIVPFKSIFEMISSSVSITRILENVVGNIAIFIPMGLLLPIIIKRRSRNVILGGILFSAFIEIIQFIFGLGSTDIDDLIFNTLGTITGYLLFTAMKRKSKSNLSFLTSLTTLLIVSGSIAFGILFVNHTALFVTSPKETTVENGELVQGFIETPFYFSGKFVEAENSILTVEKSIQSASEQRELMKFEVTAESRLYVCYDKIDYFFSTVSGEHQRYEQITYTDFASQKSEVFRKENNVIIWSSDGKKVDNLVVIEWIQ
- a CDS encoding ABC-F family ATP-binding cassette domain-containing protein, producing MSILNVERLSHGFGDRAIFSDVSFRLLKGEHIGLIGANGEGKSTFMNIITGKLQPDEGKVEWAKRMRAGYLDQHAVLTKGQSIRDVLRGAFQYLFDMEQEMNDMYGRMGDVSPEELEQMLEDVGTIQDTLTNQDFYMIDAKIDETARGLGLTDIGLDKDVHDLSGGQRTKVLLAKLLLEKPDILLLDEPTNYLDEQHIVWLKRYLQEYENAFILISHDIPFLNSVINLIYHMENQSLTRYVGDYEYFQQVYEAKKSQLESAFKRQQQEIADLKDFVARNKASVATRNMAMSRQKKLDKMEVIELAREKPKPQFNFKAGRTSGKLIFETKDLVIGYDSPLSRPLNLQMERGQKIALVGANGIGKTTLLRSILGQIPAISGSARLGDLLETGYFEQEIKGTNYNTCIEEIWAEFPSFTQFEIRAALAKCGLTTQHIESKIAVLSGGEKAKVRLCKLINRETNLLVLDEPTNHLDVDAKDELQRALQAYKGSILLISHEPEFYRDIVTDTWNCESWTTKVF
- a CDS encoding SRPBCC family protein, which translates into the protein MKNITKMKIYKSAGEVFEAFIDPAKIRNFWFSSSSERWEQGKTITLKYDEYNAQGDIEIMDMEESKSIVFQWAYGEEKHTVTITLTEIEASSTIVEVMEEGFHENDDNLIHHLLGNKEGWVYMLTCLKGYLEFGVTKLRAGLV